GGAGGAGCCTGCGGGGCGGGAGGATTCCCTCATCCTGGTAGCTGTGGCCTCTTCAGGAGGTGAGGGTCAGGAAGAACTCcgctgggaccccccccccccccccagaggagaAATGCACAAGCCCAGTGCCTGGGGCGGGTAAAAACTGACTTCTCGGTCCTAGCTGCTCACTGTGGTGCTGGGACCAGCCGCGTGAGCATCTCCTGGGAGCTCATTAAAAATGCAGTATTTCAGACCCCAATtccagacctgctgaatcagatgtgcattttaacaagatccccaggctATTAGTCTATGCACGTTTAAATTTGGGAAGCACTGGTCCAGGACACTTGGGTGCTGATCTGGGCGCCTGCCTTACTCATCTTGGGATCTCGTCCTTTAATCTCTTTGAGAACCTGAGGATGCTTTGTTTTTGAGGCTAAAGATGCAGGGTGCGCCTGCCATCCCTGTGGGCAGACAAAAAGCCTGCAAGGTAGCCATCGCCTTATTTCCCTCTAAGACAGGAAAAAATTCCGGCTTTTCCAGTGTCACGGAGACGATAGAATGAGAGAGGCGCTGTGATAGGACATTGGGAGCAAAAAAGAGGTTATACATGCAAAAGAAGTCATTCTTTGAAAGATGTCAGAAAAATATAGCCTCCATTGGTGATACTACAAGTCCCGttagtctagaacaggggtgggcaaactttttgactcgagggccacaatgggttcttaaactggaccggagggccggaacaaaagcatggatggagtgtttgtgtgaactaatataaattcaaagtaaacatcattacataaaagggtatggtcttttttttcaatagttttattcatttcaaacgggccggatccggcccgcgggccgtagtttgcccacggctggtctagaatgtGTCCATGCAGGCGAGGAGTGGCTGGGTGGGATGGCGACGGTGGCTGGGATGTGTGAGGGTGCAGGCGGCTGGGCCTGAGGCAAAGCAGCTCGTTTTTCTGCAGAGAAAGTCCTTCTCCAGCCCACTGAAGACTGTGTCTTCACCACGCTGGGCATCAACAGCCACCTGTTTGCCTGCACCCGGGACAGCTACGAGGCGCTGGTAAGAAGGCCTTcacaaggcctgggctgggggtgatggctgggaggggctggagcaGAAACTCACaagcccagcggggagcccagccctgtccccctgccTGCCACCAGGTGCCCCTCCCCGAGGAAATCCAGGTCTCCCCTGGAGACACCGAGATCCACCGAGTGGAGCCTGAGGATGTTGCCAACCACCTCACGGCCTTCCACTGGGAGCTGTTCCGCTGTGTGCACGAGGTGTGACTGAGGCTGGTGCTGGGcgaggggccaggagggaggaatGTGCCAAATGTAGGGGCCTGGAGCGAGACAGTTTCTGCGCCAAAAAGCCTGGTCGGACACCGACCTGCTGCATGTCCTTGGGGCAATGCACCACCAGGACCTTGCTAAGCCTTTGTCCCCCTCATCGGAGGAAACAGCAAAGAGACAGACCCCTAGCAGGTGGCTCAGGGCCCAAGCTGCTTACCCAGAAGCTGAACCGTGGTTTATTAGTACTTTTTGAGTATTtactattaaagaaataaaacaaggcAGCGATAATAATGTCTGTTACATGGGTTaagtgcctggcacctagtaaTGCTCAATAGATGGTAGAGTGTTATTCATGTTGGCTGTTTTCCCCCATCTCTGTTGCATCCTGTGCTGTCCCcaacttttctattttctacCCCTCCCGCCCCAACcctcctgcctttccttcctcaccGTCTGGCACTGCCATCTTCCCACCCACACGCCCCGCGCCCCGGCCGCCCCTCTGCCACCACCGTGGGTGCAGCTGGAGTTCGTGGACTACGTGTTCCACGGGGAGCGCGGCCGGCGGGAGACGGCCAACCTGGAGCTGCTCCTGCAGCGCTGCAGCGAGGTCACCCACTGGGTGGCCACAGAGGTGCTGCTCTGCGAGGCCCAGGGCAAGCGCGTGCAGCTGCTCAAGAAGTTCATCAAGATCGCGGCCATGTGAGTGcggccagctgggaggagggggggaggggcggagctagCACggaggcctggggttgggggtgcgAGGGGCGGTGCCAGGGCCTTCTGACCGCCCGCTGACCCCGCCTCCCAACCCCCCAGCTGCAAGCAGAACCAGGACCTGCTGTCCTTCTACGCCGTGGTCATGGGGCTGGACAACGCCGCGGTCAGCCGCCTGCGGCTCACCTGGGAGGTAATGcaacctcttccctctcctcccctcccccctgcactgGCCCACCTGGGGATCTTGGCCGCCAGCCTGTCTTGACACCCTGGGCTCACCTCCATGGGAAGGAGGTGCCCACACAGCCCTAGGGTACACCGCTCTGGTAATGGACCCTGTCCTTGTGCAGATGAGTAACTGAGGCCCGCCTGCGTGGGTGGGCAGGCAGCCCAGGCCAGGTGGCACACGGGGCTGTCCGATGGCAGCCAGCACTCAGTGAGGCCCCCTGGTGCATGGCAGAGGCCTCCATTTCCCCAGAATAATTCATTTCTCTGGGCTGCTTCCAGCCAAGGGGGACTCCACTTCCCCACCCACCGGCTTCCCTGCCCCTGCAAGACACGcaggccctctcccctctcaCACCTGGGGATCCCATGAAACTCAAGGAGCTCCACTCTGACACTCCTTCTTCCTTCAAACTCTCTGCAGAAGCTGCCAGGGAAATTCAAGAACTTGTTCCGCAAATTCGAGAACCTGACGGTGAGTGGGTTTGGCTCTATCTGCCCTCGGACTTGTACCCCAGAGACCCTCTGTTCCCATAAACCTTCTCCCTCAAGCTTCCCTTTCAAGGTTTTTAGTGCCTAGGAtcccccttctcttcccaccATGCTGGGGGATTGCTCCCCTATTTTCCCTGGAAAAGACTTCCCTAGCACACCCCTACCTGATTGGAGACCAGCACCCCCCAGCGACACCCCCCTTCACACCCCTCTCTGCTAGGGCAGGGGGATGAGGGAGGAAATGGGGGGTGTCTTTGGGGTACCCTGGGTCTATCTGCCCCTGTATCCCTCTTCTGCGGAATGCCAGGACCCCTGCAGGAACCACAAAAGCTACCGAGAAGTGATCTCCAAGATGAAACCGCCTGTGATTCCTTTTGTGCCTCTGATCCTCAAAGGTGAGAGTTGTTCCCAAATGATGTTCCTCTGTCCCCGTGCTTCATGCCCCAGTTCTGCCTCTCAGTCCCCTCTTAGCTGAGTGCCCAGAGGAGAGTTGCCCCCCAAGATTGAGTGGATTCCAGGGGCCCTTTGAACCTCCTCTTCCTCActtgtttctctctccattccctaGACCTGACTTTCCTGCACGAGGGGAGTAAGACCCTGGTGGATGGTTTGGTGAATATTGAGAAACTGGTAGGTGGCACTGCCAACCCcggtccctccccctctcctggcACCCCCTGGAGACAGCAGCCTTTCTCCATGGTGCCCAGCTTGCCTGACAGACTCCGACTGTCTTCCTGGTGGCATCGCTGTGGCAACCCGCCCACGGGTGGGGTGGCAAAGCTGACAGGCAGGCAGCTCAGGGGGAGGGGCAACTCTACCTCCCCCTCATCTGGCACCCGGTGACACCTACTTCTCTGGTGCTTCGAGACCCTCCAGAATTGGGGACCAGAGGGAGCAAAACCCACAGAGTTGGAGATCAGAGGAAGGGGAGCGTAAGGGGGGGAGCGTCTGCCTGTGACCATCTCAGGGCTCATTCCTTGTCATCCCCCAGCATTCAGTGGCTGAAAAAGTGAGGACTGTCCGCAAATACCGGAGCCGGCCCCTTTGTGAGTACCCAGGGTCCTGAGAGCCTTACAGGGAGAGTGTTTACTGAGAGGGAGGGTTCTGgggagaaatgtttatttccttAAATTCATCAGTTCTCCACGCTCTCCTGGGCCTCCCCAGGGGCCCTCCTGCTCCACACCcgtcccagcctgcacccttgtcctctggccagtgtgtgtgtgtgcgtgtgcgtgtgtgtgtgtgtgtgtgtgtgtgtgtgtagcagcggttctcaacctgtgggtcgccaacctgtgggtcgtgacccctttgggggtcaaacgaccctttcacaggggtcgcctaagaccattggaaaacacatatataattacatattgtttttgtgattaatcactatgctttcattatgttcaatttgtaacaatgaaaatacatcctgcatatcagatatttacattacgattcataacaatagcaaaattacagttatggagtagcaacgaaaataattttatggttgggggtcaccacaacatgaggaactgtattagagggtcgaggcattaggaaggttgagaaccgctagtgTAGAGGAAGAAGAGAGTCTAACAGCCTAATGAGCTCTCTCCTTACCCTCCAGGCCTGGATATGGAGGCATCCCCCCATCACCTGCAGACCAAGGCCTACGTGCGCCAGTTCCAGGTCATCGACAACCAGAACCTCCTCTTCGAGCTTTCCTACAAGCTGGAGGCGAACAGCCAGTGAGAACAGACGTTTCAGTCAGCCCCGCAGGGTCCTCGGGCACCTGCCACTCAAGCACTTTGCACCATGTCCCAACCCACCTCCGACATCTTTCCCCTGGAGCAACTTCCCGCCCCACCACGGGGAAGAGAGAGTCGGATGGACTTACTCCGGGACTCATAAGCCTGTTTATCCTGCTGAAGTCCTCTGCCCCCTTGCTCCTTCAAGCCCAAACCACGCTCTgctggcccctgccctcccagggaAAAGGGGCACAGAACTctttcctctgccccctcccatccAGGTCTATTCCCGAGTAGAGTTCCCGACCTCCTCTTCCCACGCAGGAAGGAAAGTGGCCCACCCTCTGGTCCCCCAttgggggaggcctggcagccttcctctccaccccctgTTCCGGTTCCCCCAGGTCAGGGCTGGGACCCCTGGCTGCACCCTCTGAGTATCATGTTGCCCtcgtgtctgtgtgcatgtgggggTGCGTGTACATATGCCCCCCTTCAAGGAGCAGAAGTGCACCCGGTCATTGAGGCAGGGTGTTGTgtgtgctgggggcggggaaggtCCTTCTGTTTGGTGCTACCCTTGTCTACTCTGCCCCTGGGTCAGTGCATTGTGGGTGCTTTCCCCACGCCCACACTCCCTGCTTAGTTACGCCTGCTGCCCTGCACCCCCGGGCTGGTGGGCGAAGCTGCTGGTGAGGACAGGGAGCAGCGGCAGGTGGGAGGGGTTACCCACCAGCCCtcgggaaccccccccccccagccaggcctcctgAAGGTCCCTGGGTGGGCTCCACTGAGAGGATGAAAGATGCTCAGGGAAACACAGGCCTACTCTGCCTCTGGGACCCGCCTTCTGTGTTCCAGGGGATGTGGTGAGGTGGTAGCAGGAGTTAGGGGTACCTGCTGCCCACACTCCTGCTTCTGGGGTGTCTCACTGCTAAGGAGGGAGTCGTCACCCCCCTTCTGGCTCTGTGTCTGACACTAAGAACATGATCTATCCTTTGCCCTGTCCTGACTCCCTCTTGGTCCTCCCCGTcaagctggggtggggtggatcCCTGTCCCTGGGGGCAGGCAGACCCCCAAAGTGGGGGAAGGAATGGCGGAGACTGTAAAGGCAGACTGGACTCTAGCGATGCCTTTATtgcctctgtctcccctcccgctcccatcagggcctcctgggctgaggggtgCAGGGGCTCCTGGCAGCTACTGGGTGAGATTGCCAGGCGCAGCCTCACCCTCCTTTCTGGCACCACCTCTTTCCCTTCtgaagaggcagcagcagcagcagctgctgttcCTGCTCTGaggatgtatatattttttacccAAAGCTCTGgaattgtaattttattttttaaaactcaaaagagGGAAAGAGCCTTGTATCATATGTAAACAGTGTACCATAGGTTATGTTGTACAGTCCCTTTTATACAGTGGCCTGTCTTGTTCCTGCGGCAAAAAATGTCTATGGATTCCCGCCCCCACCGCCGCAGCTGATGCAGCCCCTGcgtctcaccccctcccccacccctctgtcCCTTAAAGACAGGGACCAaggccctcctcctgctccctgcctcctccctgcagctgctgatgcaccccctttccctcttctccctGTAGCCCCCTTTCCTCCCGACCCCTCTCAGCAGCCTTCTCACTCCAGCTCCCACACCCTCCTCCACCACTGGGCCCACTGGGCCGGTATTGGCTGCTGCCCTCCCCTAGCCTTGccgcctgccctgctgcttcCCCTGCCCACAGCTTTAACAGAGTGAACCGTGTGTGCCGTCCAGGCTCAGTTGGTGTTGCAGAAACTGCTGGGTGGGAAATAAGCGGATAAAGTCTTATGAATCAACCCTCCTGCTGTTCTCCATTCTGTTTCTTCGAGGCTGAGGGAGGTGAGAGGGGACCGCCTCTCAATGTGCCGGGCCCCGCAGCAAGAAGGTTCTGGAATGACTTTGAACATGTGGatgagagccctagccagtttggctctgtggatagagctttggcccgtGGACCAacaggtcctgggttcagttccagtcaagggcacgtaccttggttgcaggctcgagccccagCCTTGGTCGGAgcaggtgcgggaggcaaccaatcgatgtgtctctcacgtcaatgttcctctctccgtctctccccattcccttccactctctctaaaaatcaatggaaaaatatcctcggtgaggattaacaaaaatgtgGATGGGAGGAAAAGGTGCCCAACTCCTAAGACATGTCACATTGTGCCTGGCACTTGGAAGAGTGAAGGTTTTAGTTCTTCCATGTTCCAGGTGCCATAGATACCTGATCCTGTTGGATTCTAACTCTGTAAGGAGGAAGGTGGAGGCTGGGCCGTCCTAACCTGAGGTCCATGTTACAGGGTGAGTGAGAGGGCAGACCTGGGCCTCTAACCCAGATCTGTCCCCTGCAGATAGTATGCACTCATCACACAACCAGCACTTACCAGTTATGTTAAGGCACGGGCAGCTAGAACCTACCCTCCAGGAGATATCCTGTATGCAAACAGCTGCACTGGAGCCCTTGACCTTCCCTTGTCCTACATGTTATTTTCTTGATCTTCTGGATGTCAGAAAATGCTCCTCTCATCCAACCAGGTTCTCCAGGCAAGAAAGAATATAGGACTCACCCTGAATAGTTCTTTCTCTCATACCTCGTTCACCTCATTGGTCAGGACCAGAATATATGCCGGATTGGTATGCTATTACCATGACCATGACTTCTCTATCACCACTTAGTCCAAACCACGTTCATGGCTTCCCAGGACGACTGCACTAGCCTCCTCCTGCGCTCTCAGcttcctctctccacctctcccttaaCCACACCAGCTAGTTCTCCACGCTGCAGCCAGGGTGCTTGTTTAAAAACCTAAATCAGGTCATGtgtggctaaaatgaaaaagagaagcgTGCCAAGCGGCAGTGAAGATGTGGAGTGTGGAGCAGGAGCAGCTGGGACTTTTAGATACTGCTGGTGGGATTCAAAGGGGCACAACCACTTTAGAAAATTGTCTGGCAGTATCTACTAAAACTAAATGCATCTCAACTCTGGCCTAGTGTATATCCAAGAGAAATTAGTGCTTCTGCCCACCAAAAGACATGTACACCAATGATCAAAGTGGTTTTATTCATgataaattggaaaaaaacaagTGTCATTCAACAGGTGAATGGTTGAATGGACAAGCCAGTTGTGagattatatatctatatctatctatctatatctatatctatatctatatctatatctatatctatatctatatatatctatctatctatatatatatatatatatatatatatagagagagagagagagagagagagagagagagagagagagggagagggagagggagagagagaggaagggagggggagagacacacacacacacacacacacacacacaaagagagagaagcatcgatgtgagagagacacattgattggttgcctcccacatgggtcTGACCAGGGCTGGAAATTGACTGTGGCTGGGAATtgatcctgcaaccgaggtatgtgcccttgaccagaattgaacctgagacccttcagtctcagggctgacactctaaccattgagccaaacaagctagtgCACGGTATATTcttacaatggaatgctacatggcaataaaaaggaacaaaggaTTACTATCTGCACGAATGAATCTCATAGACATAATATTgagtgaaaggagccagacacATAAGACTACATGCTGTGTTAGTCCATTTAAGAGAAGTTCAAGATTGGGCAGAATTAATCTATGCAGATAGAAGTAAAAATAATGCGTATTCAATAGGGTGGGAGAGAGCGTTGGCTGGGAAGGGCATGGAGAAGCCCTCTGTGGggatagaaatgttctgtattttGACCTGGGGGTGGAACACgcgagtatatatatatatatatatatatatatacatatatatatatatatgtgtgtgtgtgtgtgtgtgtgttcattgagTTGTTCATGTGAGATTTATACATTTCCCTGTAGTTATACCTCAACTGAAACAATTTGGATCAtaacacccatttctgataatccttagattaaaaatcaaaatctCCTGCCCATCTCCTACCCCCTGTCCCTTCACTCactccactccagccacactgactgCCTtactgttcctaaaacacatgaCATTCATTCTTGTCTCAGGGATTTTACCTTTGCCCTTCCCTGAGCCTTTCCTGGCCACTCTGATCCCACCCCCTCTCAGCCCTTACTCTCTGTCCCCTTAGCCTCCTGTGTGTTCTTCAAGGCACTATCGCTTCCTGACATCATATACACTTCtttgtgtatttgttttgtgGTTGCTCCTCCACCAGAACGTCAGCTCCATGAGTCTGACATTCAGTCACTATTCAGTACccagaacagtacctggcacagagaagacactcaatacatatttgctgaatgaataaattaggTTGGTTCAAATAGGAGCCATACAACACAAGATGGTAAGCGCTCTGGGGATTAAACCAAGGATATTCACTACTGGTCTGAGGATGGTGGTGGGGCGcaatcagagaaaaaaatttggaaGAGATGACCCAGGTCTTGAAGCAGCATAGGATTTGATGGCCAAAGTGTGGAAGTGGGAACCAGGAGGGCAGAGAAAG
The genomic region above belongs to Myotis daubentonii chromosome 16, mMyoDau2.1, whole genome shotgun sequence and contains:
- the RAPGEFL1 gene encoding rap guanine nucleotide exchange factor-like 1 isoform X5; this encodes MKPLEKFLKKQTSQLAGRTVAGGPGGGPGSCGGPGGGGGPGGGGGSAGGPRPLQRRQSVSRLLLPAFLREPPAEPGLEPPPEEEGGEPAGVTEELGGSGGPCWLQLEEVPGPGPLGGGGPLRSPSSYSSDELSPGEPLTSPPWAPLGAPERPEHLLNRVLQRLAGGPTRDSAASGGREGPEGLGQKQACLAMLLHFLDTYQGLLQEEEGAGRIIKDLYLLIMKDESLYQDLREDTLRLHQLVETVELKIPEESQPPNKQVKPLFRHFRRIDSCLQTRVAFRGSDEIFCRVYMPDHSYVTIRSRLSASVQDILGSVTEKLQYSEEPAGREDSLILVAVASSGARFSAEKVLLQPTEDCVFTTLGINSHLFACTRDSYEALPCPPACHQVPLPEEIQVSPGDTEIHRVEPEDVANHLTAFHWELFRCVHELEFVDYVFHGERGRRETANLELLLQRCSEVTHWVATEVLLCEAQGKRVQLLKKFIKIAAICKQNQDLLSFYAVVMGLDNAAVSRLRLTWEKLPGKFKNLFRKFENLTDPCRNHKSYREVISKMKPPVIPFVPLILKDLTFLHEGSKTLVDGLVNIEKLHSVAEKVRTVRKYRSRPLCLDMEASPHHLQTKAYVRQFQVIDNQNLLFELSYKLEANSQ